Sequence from the Salinicoccus sp. RF5 genome:
TCGACCACTTCAGTAGTGGTGACCAGGTCGTATTTTTTCCCTTCATAGATTCTGTCCGGAACATAGAACAGGTCGTAAATGTCCATATGGAAATCGTGGTTCTGATCGAGTATCTGGGCAAGTACGGGTGCTGGACCACTGCCGAAATCAAGGCCTTGGACATCACTGGAGACATAGGGGAAGACTGCATCGTTCAGAAAAGCATACAGGAAATCCACGTACCCTGCGTCATCGATTGAATTGTTATGGGCATTGTAGATCTTGAGTTCCTCCTCCTCAGAGATGATGCTTGCCTCATCCTTTGAGATATATTCGCAGAAAGGACAGAAATGGTAGTCGCCGAGCTTTGGATGGCTGAAACGGCTGGTGTCCGAGTGGCATAGTTTACATCCGATATCCATTCCCCCTTTTCATCTATACGTTTTCCTTAATATACCAATAAAAAAGGCATGAACCAAAGGGTTCATGCCTCATCCATAGACTAATTGATTTCAATGCGTTTCGAACTGTTGTCTCTATTTGTTTTTGGGAGTGTGATCTTCAACACCCCGTTATTGAAGTCGGCTGAAATTCCATCTTGTTGGATATTGTCGAAGGCAAACTGGCGTTTGATGGTGCTGTAGCTGCGTTCACGATGAACGACGCGTCCTTGGTCATCCTTGGCTTCATTGTCGATGGATTGTTCTCCTGAAATCGACAGTACCCCATTATTGTATTCAATATTGATGTTTTCCTTCTCGATGCCCGGAAGTTCGGCTTCAAGAACATAGGAGTGGTCATACTCGCGAATAT
This genomic interval carries:
- a CDS encoding class I SAM-dependent methyltransferase: MDIGCKLCHSDTSRFSHPKLGDYHFCPFCEYISKDEASIISEEEELKIYNAHNNSIDDAGYVDFLYAFLNDAVFPYVSSDVQGLDFGSGPAPVLAQILDQNHDFHMDIYDLFYVPDRIYEGKKYDLVTTTEVVEHLEDPLAYFHRFSELLRPDSVLAVMTLFHHNDMDHFNNWHYMRDRSHISFYTPKTMRYIANRTGLKVIHTDNIRHTTFMLD
- a CDS encoding Hsp20/alpha crystallin family protein, which encodes MAFEMKPFNNSFFDMNPSDMFRDVGRQLFTQFPESTMKSDIREYDHSYVLEAELPGIEKENINIEYNNGVLSISGEQSIDNEAKDDQGRVVHRERSYSTIKRQFAFDNIQQDGISADFNNGVLKITLPKTNRDNSSKRIEIN